The Candidatus Zixiibacteriota bacterium DNA window GGGCTTACACGCTGGCCAATAATACCGAGGAAACCGATGAAATCGACACCTGGCTGAGTTACACCTATAACATCGAAAATTCCGTCTCTATCACGGTTCTGGCCACCGATTATTACTTCCCCAACACCGGAATAAAATGGGGAAACTTCAACGACTATGATAACGATGACGGACCCGGAGCCCACACCATTGAGTTGGGCGCCGGTATAACCGGACCGGAGGCTTTCCCGCTTTCGGTTTTCGGCTATATCAATGTATATAATGATGAGGGGAACAATGCCTATTTCCAGGCGGATTATCCATTTCAGGTCAAAGAAACCGAGTTGAACGTCTTTATCGGTGCCGCATCCGGAAGCGAAGACAATCCCGATTATTATGGAACGGACGATCTGCAGGTAATCAATCTCGGCGTTCGGGCGGAACGCGACATCAAGATATCCGGCGATTTCACCCTGCCCCTGTCAGTATCATTCATCATGAATCCGAATATCGAGGTGAGTTACCTGGTACTTGGATTCAGTCTGTGATTTTTTCTGACAGCGCTGACCACATAAAAGAAGCCGGGCATTACCCCCGGCTTTTTTAAAAAGGTAATTTTACTTTAATTGCCGTCCCATCCGTAGATCCGGGCCAGGAGCCACCAGAAGGCCTTGCCTTTCTGATAGCAGTTGAAACAGTGTGAATGGGCACATGAGGCGCAGTCGGCACAGTCATTTTCATCGCACCATTCGTAGCACCATCCGCAGGAATCGGCTTCATCGGGATAGTAAGTCCCATCGGGATCGTAGCTTTCGATATCCGCAAAGTCGAACAGGATTCGGTCGGTGCTGTCACAATAGTCCCTGATGCGGTTATTGCTGGTGTACAAAGCGCCGTCAACCCCGCCGCCGTCGAGGTGGCCGGTCATATAGATGAAAACGACCCCGGGGTAAGCCTGCTCCAGTTCGCTCATTTTGGCCAGGTAAATATTAATCCCGGCCTCATCGGTCACCGAACAACCGCCGCACCACGACCACATGACCATGTTGATATCCGGGTGGGCATTAAGGTAGGTCCGGGTGATGGGAGCCCAGGAGGTGTCGCCGTTCGAACCCAGATCATCGGAGACTTCCTGGTAATACGGCCGGTTATACATCGTATCCTCTTCTTCAAGCATGATAAGTCCCCGCACGATCTGACTGCCGTGAGAGGTATGGCCGTAGTACAGCTTCAAATTTTCCTTGATCGTCTGAAGGTACGAGGTCGGGATCAGATCAAAATCGGCGGCGGCATTATGATCGGCCAAAAGATTGCCGACCGGATTACCGGTGGTATCCTGGGTAGTATCCTCGCCGGAACCATTATCGACGACCCCGTTATCACTGTCGCACCGGATGGAAAAAACAATTAAAATCATTAAAACAATAGTCAAAGCCAAGCTGGATAATCTGGTTTTCATGGTCTCCTCCTTTCACAAAGAGACTGCCAATATCACATTGGGATTGAATTCAGGCTATATTAATATCTTCGGCCGGAACTCGGTCGAAATTGAAAAATTTATGGGGCGACTCAGGTTTTGGAGAATGGGCAGATGTTATTACCGGACAAGCAGATATGGTTACTTCTTTCCTTTTTGTTCAGCTTTTAAACGCTTTAACTCAGATTCACTGTAATAGCGTGTAAAGGTCCGCTGGGCACCTATTTCTGTTTTCAGGGATTTATCCATCCTATAATCGCCCGACTCGGTCAAACGGTCGAAAAAGCGCTTGTCCATTTGATAGATAATATACTGCAGGTGGGTCGGGTGGCTGATACTTCCAATACTGACCTGGAATTCATTGTAGGTTTCGCCATGTTCGCCGATTCCGGCAAAGCATTCTTCACCGAAGATATTGCCGCTCGAATCGGCCGTCCCGACAATTGTCTGCCAATTACTCAGCCCGCCTTCAGGGATTATTTCACTACGGAGACGGTCGGTTAATTCTTTTTCTCTTTTTTCGGAGTACGGTATCTCGTCAGTTGCCATAATGACATAAACCAGGCTGTCACGATAAAACCCGTACATGATGGCGAAATTCAATCCGCCTATTTCGAACACCTGCGGGTACTGACCGTTTTTTGCTATATAGAGACTCAGATTGGTCGCGAATTTATCGGACAAATACCTCTCATTGCTTTTTTCCAGCAGGGGAGTTCCGATCGTCGCCAGTTCCGCCGTCCGGGCGATTTGATCGCGACTTGTTCCCCACGCATAGCCGGCGTGATTATCCTGGGCCAAGAGGGCGGCCGGTAACAGGCCGACCAGGATTAATACTCGCAATACTTTGAACACCAAAAAGACCTCCGAATATGCCTGATGTTATTTTTATTATATACAAGATAATATATAAATGTCAATTTGGCAGTAATTTTTATTTTTCGACTTTTCTCTATTGACAAGCCTTGCCGGATAAATATTCTTAATCAATTGCATTAAGCGAAACAGGGCGGCGACTACGGTGGGCAGGCCCGTTCAGGCTATGTTTTGCCTGAGGAGACCCGGGTGGTTATGGCCATTTTTTCGGTAAGGAAATCAAGATCTCTTCCCGACGCTCTTCCTTTCAGGGAGAGCCATTACCGCGATCTCAAACGCCGTCATATCATCCGCCTGCTGTTGACCTACCTCGCCCCGCTGATGATTCTGGTGGTTTATTTTTTCTATCAGTACAACCAGGTAATTCTTGAGGGACAGCGAATGCATCTGCGGGCAATTGCCGAAAACCAGGCCAACACTCTCAACCTTTTTCTTTCGGAGCGGCTGGTTAATCTTTCCAACCTGATCGATGATCCCAAATTTCATTTTCCGCCCGAATCGGAGGCCATGCCGGTTTATCTCAGGAAACTGCAGAGTAACAGCGAGGCCTTTGTCGATATCGGTTATTTTGATCCGGCCGGGGTTCAGGAGGCGTATTCCGGTCCTTTTCCCATGCTCGAAAAACGTAACTACAGTTCGGAATCATGGTACCGCGAATTGATCCGGGGTGATTCCGATTTTACTATCACCGACATCTATTTGGGATTCCGGGAGCGCCCGCATTTCACCATGGCCGTCAGGCGGATGAGCGACAGCCAGTATGTGGTTCTTCGGGCCACTCTCAGCCCCGAAAAAATATACGACTATATCCGTTCGCTGGAAGGCGCCGGGGAAGTTTTCACCTCGATTGTCAACCAGGCCGGATATTACCAGCTGGTGACACCGCATATCGGCACGATTCTGGAATCCTCATCGTTTGTGCCTCCCCGTGAACCCCGGCTGGGGTCGGAGGTGATATCCATTCAGGGCAATCAGGTCAGCTATGCTTATTCCTGGCTTCGTAACGCCGACTGGGCGTTGATCACTCAGTGGGCCTCAACTCAGGACACCTCGATTTTCTCCGGTTTCCGCCTTAGACTGCTTTTAATATCGGCCGGGTTGATTTTGGTCATCATGCTGATAATACTGAATCGGGCCGGGAAACTGGTGGAATCCCAGATTGATTCCGATCAGACTCGCGCCCAGCTGGAACATGCCGCCAAACTGGCTTCGATCGGTGAACTGGCCGCCGGAATCGCCCACGAAATAAATAATCCCCTGGCCATTATCAATGAAGAAGCGGGTCTCGCCAAGGATCTGATCGGTTCCGAATTCGGCGAGCCGATCACTGTCCAGGAGCTGGTCCCGCATCTGAATACCATCCAGGAATCGGTCTTCCGGTGCCGCGATATCACCCGTAAACTGCTGGGTTTTGTGCGGCGGACCGATCTGGATTTGAAACCGCACGATATCCATTTCCTGATCGACGGTGTCGTGGATGGTATCCTGGGTAAGGAAATTGAGGTTTCCAATATCACCATCTCGCGCGAGTATGGCCGGGATATCCCCGAGTTGGTCATCGATGGTAATCAGTTTCAACAGGTGCTTCTGAATATTCTCAACAACGGGATCGATGCCATCGAAGGCCGGCCTGGAAAAATCACCATCACCACTGAGCGGATCGGGAAAAATGTCCTGATCGCCATTGCCGACACCGGCAAGGGTATGACATCCGATCAGCGCGAGCATATTTTTGTCCCTTTTTATACGACCAAGGAGGTGGGCAAGGGAACCGGACTGGGCCTGTCGGTCAGTTACGGCATAATCAAGAATCTGGGGGGTAAAATCGAAGTGGAAAGCAAACCCGGAGCCGGGAGCAGGTTTAGTATCAGCTTGCCCCTGAAACCTCGATAGTGATAACAAATATGTTAGGCTCTGCCGGTTTATATCCGATGACAAAGACCGGCTGAAAGTTTGGATAGTATTATGGATACAAAGCGTGTCAAAGACTTGATGGTGCCGCTCAATGAATATGCGACGGTAAGCGAGGATACCACTTTGCTGGAAACCATCGGTAAATTTGAGGAGGCTCAAAGAAAACGCGATCGCCGACGCCAGCCGTTTCGCGCTGTCCTGGTTCTCGATAAGGAGGGCCGGGTGGTGGGCAAGCTGGGGCAACTGGCTTTTCTGAAGGCCCTGGAACCGGAGCGAACCGTCCTGGGGGATATGGGCAAACTGGCCGTGGCCGGTGTCAGCGCCGAGTTTATCAATTCCATGATGAGCCATTTCCGATTTTTCCAGGATAACCTGACCGATCTCTGCTCACGGGCACGGTATCTAAAAGTCAAGGATGTCATGCACCCGGTAACGGAGTGCATCGATGAAAATGCATCCATGGGCGAGGCCATTACCAAAATGGTGGCCTGGCAGACTCTTTCGATTCTGGTCTGCCGGGGACAAAACCGGGAGGTGGTCGGGCTTCTGAGATTATCCGATCTGTGCCAGGAAGTCGCCGAATTCATGAAATCTTTGCCGGAATGAAAATAATAACGAGGTGGAGCTGATTAATGCCGAAAGTACTGCTGGTCGATGATGAGGATCAATTTCGCGAATCAATCGCCAAACGTCTGAGATTGAGAGAATATGACGTCATCCAGGTCGATAATGGCGAAGACGCCATCAAGGCCGCCCGGAGCGACCGGGAGATTGATGTCGTTCTCCTGGATCGGAAAATGCCGGGAATGGATGGCGAACAGGTCCTCAAGGAACTCAGGGAATTCCGGCCGGAATTACAGGTCATTATGCTGACGGCCTTCGCCAGCATGGAGTCGGCCATGGCAACCGGCAAGCTGGAAGCCTATGCTTATATGGAAAAACCCTGCGACTTCGGGGAGTTGGTCAAGGTTATCGATTCGGCTCGCGCCGATCGGGTTCACCTGATGGCCCGCCAGGAAATCCCCCATGTGGAGCGCGGTTCGTTCCGGAAGTGGCTTAAGGGATCGCATAATTCTCGGCCCGGTATAATTATTCTCGGTATCATCCTCTTTGCGGTTTTGGTTCTGATGCCCACCCCGGATCGCCTGATGACGCTCCTTTCGAGCCCCAAAACGGGTGAATTGAGTGATCCCGACCTGGGTTATGCGAGCTACCGGAAAATGGAAAAGGGCGAAAATGTGGCGCATTATTACAGCAAGTCCTCGAAGATGGATAAGGTGAGTTATGATGCTGAAGGCAAAAAAGTAGCCGAACCCCTGACTCCATCCGAGGTGGCCACGCGCGCCAAAATTATGCTCGGGGTCCTTCTCATGGCGGCCCTGTTCTGGGCCAGCGGAGCGGTTCCGGTGGGAATTACCGCCTTGGTGGTCGGGGTGGGAATGTATTTCGGCGGGATATTGCAGCCGGATGATATTGCCGGGGCTTATGCTAAGGATGCCGTCATATTCATTTTCGGTGTCCTGGCGATGTCCAAAGCAATCGGCAAAACCGGGCTTGACCGCCGGATCGGTCTTCTCCTGCTCGGCCCGGCGAAAACTCTGCCGCGGTTGCTTTTCATCTTTTTGCCATTGATGGCAATTTCCTGTTCAATTGTTTCTGAACATGCCATGGTGGCCTTCATTATGCCCCTGTTTCTGATGGTCTATGCCACCTCGACCCGCGCTTCGGGAATAAAACGAGATAAAGCCCTGATGGTTATGCTGGCTCTGACCCTCTGCTACACGGCCAATTCGGGCGGACCCGGATCTCCGGCCGCAGGCGGGCGCAATGCCATCATGATGGGCATTCTGGCCGATTATGGGATTCAACCCACTTTCGGGCAATGGGTCCAGTACGGCATGCCGTTCGTCCCGGTTATGGCCCTGGTTATCGCCACTTATTTCTATTTCACCTTCCGTAACAAAATCCAGGTCCGCGATCTTAATATCTCGGCCATTGTAAAGGATGCCGATCAGAAAATCGGACCGATGAATCGGAACGAATATATCACTGCCGTGATCCTGATCGGTTTGATCATCCTCTGGGTTACGGCCAGTGACAGATTCGGGATGGGCGGCCCGGTTATCCTGGCGATCGTCCTTCTTAATATTTTCCGTATCCTGCGATGGCGTGATATTGTCTCCATTCCCTGGGATGTGGTGGCTCTCTATGCCAGCGCCAGCGCCATCGGCAAAGGACTGGCGGTTACCGGGGGAGCCTTATTTATGGCCGACAGCTTTATAAATATCCTGCCGGAATTTCTGCGAAGCGGCGAATGGCTGGCGGTTGCCGCCAGTCTTTTTACCGGGCTGACGACCAATTTCATGTCCGATGGCGCCACTGTTTCGGCGATCGGGCCGATAACCGTGCCGATGGCCCAAATTGCCGCCACCAACCCATGGATGGTCGGCTTCGCCACCGCTTTCGCTTCATCTTTTGCCCATACCATGATAATCGGAACACCGAGCAATGCCATTGTCTATGCTCTGGCCAAGGATCCGATAACCGGAGAACAGCTGGTGACCCTGGGTGATTTCTTCCGGCATGGCATAATCATTCTCCTGCTTTCATTTGTAGTACTGTGGGGCTGGACCATCTTCGGTTACTGGAGAATTATAGGTTTTTAATATAGAGAGGAAGGAAATTATGCCTGACAAGATCAAGCTCCTTATAGTCGATGATGAAGTTAAATTCCTGGATTCGATTGCCCGGCGTTTGGAACTCCGGGGATTTGATGTCACCAAGGCGATTAATGGAATGGAGGCCATTGAAGCTACCAGGAAAGACAAGTTTGACCTGGCCCTGCTCGATCTTAAAATGCCGGGAATGGATGGTAAAGAGGTGCTCGAAATCCTTAAGAAGGAACATAAATTTCTCGAGGTCATCATTCTGACCGGCCACGGGTCGATGGATTCGGCCGTTGAATGTACCAAGCTGGGGGCTTTCAGCTATCTGCCCAAACCCTACGAACTGGAAAAACTTCTGGAAATTCTGGAGCAGGCCTACAAAGCCCGGCTGGAGAAAAAATTCAGGCTCGACGAGGTGCGTATGCAAAAGCTGGCCAAACTGGCCGCCGGTTCGAGCGCCCTGGGCATTCTGCGCGAGATGCAGAAACTTGATGATGAAGAGAAGTGAAATTACCCATTATGATTTGCGTAAAACCGTCCGGGATGAAGATATCCGCGAGCCGTTTTTAACTGCCGCCACCATCCTTCATCCGGCCTTGAATGACAATCTCGGTTAAAGGCTTCCGGTCATTGGGCTGTTCGGATTTTTTCATATCGTCATCAAGCTTTTCGCGGTCGCCGTAACGTCCAATGGCAAAAGCGGCGATTACCCGATAATCATCCGGGGAGATATTCAGGGTTTGGCTGGCTTTCTCGGTATCGAATCCCGCCATGGCATGAGTGTACAAGCCCAGCATCCGGGCCTGAAGCGTCATCGCCATCCAGGCCGCTCCGCAATCGAACTCCGCCCAGTGATTTGATTTATTGTTTTTGCCAAATCGCCGCCGAGCGAGAATAAAACCGACAACCGGCGCGGTGGCTGTCCAGATTTGGTTGAATTCGCTCAAAACCGAGCGGTAGCGCCTCAGATCATCCGGTGAAGTGGCATAACAGAACAGCCACGGCTGTTCGTTATAACAGGATGGTGACCAGCGGGCGGCTTCGAACAAACTCCGGATGATATTGTCATCGAGCGGCTCCGGATCGAAAGCCCGCGGTGACCAGCGGTTGATAAAAATCGGATCTATTACATATCCCGGTCGACGTTGATTGATGATTTGTATGCCGCTGTCTTTATACAGTTTTGTCATGAATCATCCTTTCTTCTTAATGCCATTTACTACTTTAACACCCGGCCATATACCGGGTTCCGTCGATATCGGAAAATCGTCGCAGGGAAGCCATATTTTGATTGACACGGCCGGGCTAATTATCTATATTTATATTGAATTGGGAGACTGTTTGTAAGATACCCCGGGTTTGATTGGGAATCGCAATACCCGCATTTCACCTCAAAAGCTCTTCAGCGTTGTGGCTGGATTAATATTTATGCATTTTAGAAATACATTCGAATGCTGTTGGATTGCAATAATGAGAAACAAGCATACTTCGGCATCAACCCGGCCGGGCCTCATTATGAGAAATATTCTCCCGGCGAAAAGTATGACATCCTTTAATTGCGATAATTAAAGATGGGAATTAAGGAAGGGAGGTGAGTAGCAGAGGGATTTTCTCTCAACATTCAATACTATTCTTATAAATAATTTCCTTTTCCGGGCGGCGATATGTGATTGCCCGTAACCGGGACGCCTCCCGAAAGGATTCTGGTAATGAAAGGAGAAAAGAATGCCAAAGAAATTTATTGTTATTATGATTTTCTCGCTACTGCTGATTGCTGTTCTGGCGCTGAACGCCATGGCGGTAGAATCGGCCCAGAAGAATATCTGGAAGCAGAGGGAAAATATCACCAAAAATTCCAAAACCAGGCTTGCTGGTGTCGAGAGTAATATCGGTTATGTCCCGCCATCGCTTCAACAGGATCTTAGTTTTGACGCCATCCGTTCGCTCTCCCCGGGTATGGATATCGGTATTACCACCCATGATTTCCAGAGTAACGGACGTCAGAACCGCATGGTTGACTGGCGAAGCAACGAGATGGTTCATTTCATCTGGATGAAATCGACAACCATGGATAACAGCAGCCTTGACGGCGGAACGGCCTATGAGATTTGGGATTCCGATGAAGCGACATTCGTATTTGAAGGAACCGGCGGCGGTTGTGATATCCATCCGCGTATGGGTCTGGGAGTCAATTTCTCAGGTTATGTAGCCCTGGATGTCGATACCGAGGGAAAAGCCGTTATCGCCAATCACCACGATGAGGGTGCTGGTTGGGCTTCGACCGTCTGGTATGATTTTGACGCCGGCGCCTGCTTCTTCTCCCCATATAAGCGCCGGGTACCCGATTCCCTGATGGAATACGGCGTTCCTCCATCCGATATCGCCGCCGGTAATGGCGTTTTTGTCTGGCCGTCAATGGAATACCAGGTTTATGACGGTGATACCGTAACCCACGTGATCGGCCATCAGATTGAGGGCGATCGCGATCCGGAATCATCCTACGAGAATTATTTCCGTCGGATCGGCTCCGATACCGTTGGCGCCTGGGATTATCCGCCGGTCATTATCGATACCATTCCCTGTATCGCCAATACCGTCACGGCCTCCCGTATCAGCGGCAAAGTGGCTCTGACCTGGCTGGCTCCTCCGGGAGAGTATCCGGGCGATCCGGAATCACTGGCCCGCGACTGGCTCGATCCGGGATTGGGCGTCAACCAGCGAACCAATGATGTGTATGCCATGATCTCTTATGATATGGGCGCAACCTGGCAGCCGAAATTCAATGTCTCCAAGTATGATTCAACCAAAGGCGGCTGGCTCGGCCACAGCGATATCTCGGCCCTGCTGGATACCGATGACTATCTGCATATTGTCTGGAACGCCCGTGAGATCATTCCCGCCGATGAAGGTCTCGGTGAATATACCAATTTCTGGGGTTCCCGTGTCCTCCACTGGGATGAATTCAACGATGAGATTAGAACGGTTA harbors:
- a CDS encoding histidine kinase, giving the protein MPEETRVVMAIFSVRKSRSLPDALPFRESHYRDLKRRHIIRLLLTYLAPLMILVVYFFYQYNQVILEGQRMHLRAIAENQANTLNLFLSERLVNLSNLIDDPKFHFPPESEAMPVYLRKLQSNSEAFVDIGYFDPAGVQEAYSGPFPMLEKRNYSSESWYRELIRGDSDFTITDIYLGFRERPHFTMAVRRMSDSQYVVLRATLSPEKIYDYIRSLEGAGEVFTSIVNQAGYYQLVTPHIGTILESSSFVPPREPRLGSEVISIQGNQVSYAYSWLRNADWALITQWASTQDTSIFSGFRLRLLLISAGLILVIMLIILNRAGKLVESQIDSDQTRAQLEHAAKLASIGELAAGIAHEINNPLAIINEEAGLAKDLIGSEFGEPITVQELVPHLNTIQESVFRCRDITRKLLGFVRRTDLDLKPHDIHFLIDGVVDGILGKEIEVSNITISREYGRDIPELVIDGNQFQQVLLNILNNGIDAIEGRPGKITITTERIGKNVLIAIADTGKGMTSDQREHIFVPFYTTKEVGKGTGLGLSVSYGIIKNLGGKIEVESKPGAGSRFSISLPLKPR
- a CDS encoding anion permease, translated to MPKVLLVDDEDQFRESIAKRLRLREYDVIQVDNGEDAIKAARSDREIDVVLLDRKMPGMDGEQVLKELREFRPELQVIMLTAFASMESAMATGKLEAYAYMEKPCDFGELVKVIDSARADRVHLMARQEIPHVERGSFRKWLKGSHNSRPGIIILGIILFAVLVLMPTPDRLMTLLSSPKTGELSDPDLGYASYRKMEKGENVAHYYSKSSKMDKVSYDAEGKKVAEPLTPSEVATRAKIMLGVLLMAALFWASGAVPVGITALVVGVGMYFGGILQPDDIAGAYAKDAVIFIFGVLAMSKAIGKTGLDRRIGLLLLGPAKTLPRLLFIFLPLMAISCSIVSEHAMVAFIMPLFLMVYATSTRASGIKRDKALMVMLALTLCYTANSGGPGSPAAGGRNAIMMGILADYGIQPTFGQWVQYGMPFVPVMALVIATYFYFTFRNKIQVRDLNISAIVKDADQKIGPMNRNEYITAVILIGLIILWVTASDRFGMGGPVILAIVLLNIFRILRWRDIVSIPWDVVALYASASAIGKGLAVTGGALFMADSFINILPEFLRSGEWLAVAASLFTGLTTNFMSDGATVSAIGPITVPMAQIAATNPWMVGFATAFASSFAHTMIIGTPSNAIVYALAKDPITGEQLVTLGDFFRHGIIILLLSFVVLWGWTIFGYWRIIGF
- a CDS encoding response regulator — translated: MPDKIKLLIVDDEVKFLDSIARRLELRGFDVTKAINGMEAIEATRKDKFDLALLDLKMPGMDGKEVLEILKKEHKFLEVIILTGHGSMDSAVECTKLGAFSYLPKPYELEKLLEILEQAYKARLEKKFRLDEVRMQKLAKLAAGSSALGILREMQKLDDEEK
- a CDS encoding nitroreductase family protein yields the protein MTKLYKDSGIQIINQRRPGYVIDPIFINRWSPRAFDPEPLDDNIIRSLFEAARWSPSCYNEQPWLFCYATSPDDLRRYRSVLSEFNQIWTATAPVVGFILARRRFGKNNKSNHWAEFDCGAAWMAMTLQARMLGLYTHAMAGFDTEKASQTLNISPDDYRVIAAFAIGRYGDREKLDDDMKKSEQPNDRKPLTEIVIQGRMKDGGGS
- a CDS encoding CBS domain-containing protein, which translates into the protein MDTKRVKDLMVPLNEYATVSEDTTLLETIGKFEEAQRKRDRRRQPFRAVLVLDKEGRVVGKLGQLAFLKALEPERTVLGDMGKLAVAGVSAEFINSMMSHFRFFQDNLTDLCSRARYLKVKDVMHPVTECIDENASMGEAITKMVAWQTLSILVCRGQNREVVGLLRLSDLCQEVAEFMKSLPE